The genomic region CTCGGCGTCGGCGAGGACGCTGAAGCAGGGCTCGAAGTGGTAGGTCCACCAGGTGGACATGCCCGTGCCCGGCTCCATCCGGAGGGCCTCCCAGGCGTGCCACAGGGCCGTCAGCCGGGCGACGACCTCGGCGTGGCGCCACCACTCGGCGCACCAGCGCCGGCCACCCCCGTCCCGGCGCCGGATCAGCGGGGCAAGGAAGCCGGTGTAGAACGAGAGCAGGTCCGGGTAGTAGGACTCGCCCAGGCCGCCGGGCGGGGCGTCGGGCTGGTAGGGCGCGTCGGTCAGGGTCATGGGCGCCTGCGGCTTTCTCGTGAGGGTCCCCCCCGGCCGCCGTCGACCGGTGGGTCTGGCGACGGCCGAGGGGGTCTGCCATGTCGGGACCTGCGGACCTCAGAGCGCGGGCCCGGCCTGGGCGGTCGTCGCCATGGCCGGGACCGGCTGCTGGGCGGGCTGCTGGGCGGTGGGGGCGGCAGCCGGTGCCGCGTTGTTGGCCCCGCCCGGGAACGAGGCGCCCGCCAGGTTGGCGACCTGGCCCGCCTCGGCGGTCGGTGCCTGCCGGCCGACGGCGGCCTCCTGGGCCTTGCCGTTCTCCCGGGCGGACGGGGTCACCTTGACCGTGGCGAAGCGCAGAGAGGCGGCCACCTCCTCGGCCTGGATGTCGATGGCGGTGCGCTTGGAGTGGTCCTCGGTCTCGTACTGGCGGGACTGCAGGCGCCCGGAGACCACTACGTGGTTGCCCTTGCGGAGGGACTCGGCGACGTTCTCGGCGAGCTTGCCCCAGGCGTTGGCGTTGACGAAGTCGGTGGCTTCCACGCGCTCCCCGGCCCGG from Actinomycetota bacterium harbors:
- a CDS encoding DUF4913 domain-containing protein, whose translation is MTLTDAPYQPDAPPGGLGESYYPDLLSFYTGFLAPLIRRRDGGGRRWCAEWWRHAEVVARLTALWHAWEALRMEPGTGMSTWWTYHFEPCFSVLADAERGPFQACDGKHKDKLKPLPHTPLPSEWIAVWSGPPTERSN
- the ssb gene encoding single-stranded DNA-binding protein, coding for MNNVSIAGNLTRDPELRYTPQGQAVANFSLAVNRSYFNRAGERVEATDFVNANAWGKLAENVAESLRKGNHVVVSGRLQSRQYETEDHSKRTAIDIQAEEVAASLRFATVKVTPSARENGKAQEAAVGRQAPTAEAGQVANLAGASFPGGANNAAPAAAPTAQQPAQQPVPAMATTAQAGPAL